One genomic segment of Calditerricola satsumensis includes these proteins:
- a CDS encoding class I SAM-dependent methyltransferase, which yields MKAERGCRAAARTLDKWYECSFREDYLLVYRHRDKAAAERELGALLDFLNLPSGSRVLDACCGTGRHSVVLARRGYRVVGVDLSEVLLARARANAAGLPVRFVRQDVRMLDVGGDFDAVFNLFTSFGYFSDADNQRALCRMARALRPGGVFVLDYLNPAYVRRTLVHRSVRTVEGTRIEETRAIVDAPVPRVEKTIVVADSRGTRTYRESVRLYSPVEMSRLLENAGLRIRYWFGDYTLTAYDEARSPRMIVVAERMGSGAPAGGGTVERNEGDRGGKDV from the coding sequence ATGAAGGCCGAAAGAGGATGCCGTGCGGCGGCGCGCACCCTTGACAAGTGGTACGAATGCAGTTTTCGCGAGGACTACCTGCTCGTTTACCGCCACCGTGACAAGGCGGCGGCGGAACGGGAACTGGGGGCGCTCCTCGACTTCTTGAACCTGCCGTCCGGATCTCGGGTGCTGGACGCCTGCTGCGGCACCGGGCGGCACAGCGTCGTCCTCGCGCGGCGGGGCTACCGCGTGGTGGGGGTGGACCTTTCGGAGGTCTTGCTCGCCCGCGCGCGGGCGAACGCCGCCGGACTGCCCGTGCGGTTTGTGCGCCAGGACGTGCGCATGTTGGACGTGGGCGGCGATTTTGACGCCGTCTTCAACCTGTTTACCAGCTTCGGGTATTTTTCCGATGCCGACAACCAACGGGCCCTCTGCCGCATGGCGCGGGCGCTTCGACCCGGTGGCGTCTTCGTTCTCGATTACTTGAACCCTGCCTACGTGCGGCGGACGCTCGTTCACCGGTCCGTGCGGACGGTCGAAGGCACACGCATTGAAGAGACGCGGGCGATCGTCGACGCGCCGGTGCCGCGCGTGGAGAAAACCATTGTCGTCGCCGATTCTCGCGGCACTCGCACCTATCGGGAATCGGTGCGCCTCTATTCCCCAGTGGAAATGTCCCGCCTGCTGGAGAACGCCGGTTTGCGTATCCGGTATTGGTTTGGCGACTACACCCTCACCGCCTACGACGAGGCCCGCTCGCCGCGCATGATCGTGGTGGCGGAGCGGATGGGATCGGGTGCGCCAGCGGGCGGGGGCACAGTCGAACGGAACGAGGGCGATAGGGGAGGGAAGGACGTGTGA
- a CDS encoding amylo-alpha-1,6-glucosidase — protein sequence MTVFLGPDAFADVAEATRREWLETNGLGGYAMNTVGQMPTRKYHGYLTASLRPPTDRVNLVPHLEEALWVDGRPHRLSGAFVPGGMETPELACFRQFALTPFPTWTFAVGDVTVVKRVAMVHGENATVVAYRVIGGAGRSVALTVRPHVAGRDHHATLAPEEGRFSVHLQPTGDGFVLAVRLEVLEKAALLLATRGTFDAHPERRKLRYPEEERRGEGGHVEACWVPGTWRAELRDGDEVHLVLALGDGAADSARAAAEAYADPTTLVEAEAARRARLAEAAGFAHPLWRRLAVAADQFLVFRETTGTTSVIAGYPWFNDWGRDALIALPGLTLAVGRPEVAREILLTYARHVRDGLIPNMFADRGEEPLYNAVDAPLWFFEAAAKYWKHTGDGAFLRDHLLDAMSQIVHGYLKGTRHGIRVDADGLVRAGEPGVQLTWMDAKVGDWVVTPRGGKPVEVQALWYNALRIMGALSRACGQEDPFTALAEKTKASFEEAFWNEEGGYLYDVVGDGGEKDPALRPNQIFAVSLTYPILPPDKQRRVVDAVWRHLLTPYGLRTLAPHDPQYRGTYGGDRWARDAAYHQGTVWPWLLGPFIRAFLRVYGDDPAKVALTRSWLEGFAAHLADAGVGSVSEVFDGDFPHRPGGCIAQAWSVAELLRAWVEDVSPASASLSDSGF from the coding sequence ATGACGGTCTTTCTCGGACCGGACGCCTTCGCCGACGTGGCGGAGGCGACGCGGCGGGAGTGGCTGGAGACGAACGGCTTGGGCGGCTACGCCATGAACACAGTGGGCCAGATGCCGACGCGCAAGTATCACGGGTACCTGACGGCGTCGCTGCGTCCGCCGACGGACCGGGTGAATCTCGTCCCGCACCTGGAGGAGGCGCTGTGGGTCGACGGTCGGCCGCACCGGCTGTCCGGCGCCTTTGTTCCGGGCGGGATGGAGACCCCTGAACTGGCGTGCTTTCGCCAGTTCGCCCTGACCCCCTTTCCGACGTGGACCTTCGCTGTGGGCGACGTGACGGTGGTCAAGCGCGTGGCCATGGTGCACGGCGAAAACGCCACGGTGGTCGCCTATCGCGTGATCGGCGGCGCGGGCCGCTCCGTGGCGTTGACCGTGCGCCCGCATGTGGCTGGCCGCGATCATCACGCCACCCTCGCGCCGGAGGAAGGGCGGTTTTCCGTTCACCTGCAGCCGACGGGGGACGGATTTGTCCTGGCCGTGCGCCTTGAGGTGCTGGAGAAGGCGGCCCTCCTTCTCGCCACCCGCGGAACCTTTGACGCGCATCCCGAGCGGCGCAAGCTGCGCTATCCCGAGGAGGAGCGGCGCGGCGAGGGCGGCCATGTGGAGGCGTGCTGGGTGCCGGGGACGTGGCGCGCCGAGCTGCGCGACGGGGACGAGGTGCACCTGGTGCTGGCCCTTGGCGACGGCGCGGCGGATTCGGCGCGCGCGGCGGCGGAGGCCTACGCCGATCCAACCACGCTCGTGGAAGCGGAAGCGGCGCGGCGCGCCCGTCTGGCCGAGGCGGCGGGCTTTGCCCATCCGCTGTGGCGCCGCCTGGCGGTGGCCGCCGACCAGTTCCTCGTGTTCCGCGAGACCACCGGCACGACGAGCGTCATCGCCGGGTACCCCTGGTTCAACGATTGGGGGCGCGATGCCCTCATCGCCCTGCCCGGATTGACGCTGGCCGTGGGGCGGCCGGAGGTGGCGCGCGAGATCCTCCTCACCTATGCCCGGCACGTGCGTGACGGACTCATCCCCAACATGTTCGCCGACCGCGGGGAGGAGCCGCTGTACAACGCGGTGGACGCCCCGCTGTGGTTCTTTGAGGCGGCGGCCAAGTACTGGAAGCACACCGGCGACGGCGCGTTCCTGCGCGACCACCTCCTCGACGCGATGAGCCAGATCGTGCATGGCTACCTCAAGGGCACGCGCCACGGCATCCGCGTCGATGCCGACGGCCTGGTGCGGGCCGGGGAGCCGGGGGTGCAGCTGACGTGGATGGACGCCAAGGTGGGCGATTGGGTGGTGACGCCGCGCGGCGGCAAGCCGGTGGAAGTGCAGGCCCTGTGGTACAACGCCCTGCGGATCATGGGGGCCCTCTCCCGCGCCTGCGGCCAGGAGGATCCCTTTACGGCCCTGGCCGAAAAAACGAAGGCCTCCTTTGAGGAGGCCTTCTGGAACGAAGAGGGGGGGTACTTGTACGACGTCGTCGGCGACGGCGGCGAGAAGGACCCTGCGCTGCGCCCCAACCAGATCTTCGCCGTGTCCCTGACCTACCCGATCTTGCCGCCCGACAAGCAGCGCCGCGTCGTCGACGCCGTTTGGCGACACCTGCTCACGCCGTACGGGCTGCGCACCCTCGCCCCGCACGACCCGCAGTACCGCGGGACGTACGGGGGCGACCGCTGGGCGCGCGACGCGGCGTACCACCAGGGAACGGTATGGCCGTGGCTGCTTGGGCCCTTCATCCGCGCCTTCCTGCGCGTCTACGGCGACGATCCGGCCAAAGTGGCCCTGACCCGCTCCTGGCTGGAGGGCTTTGCCGCCCACC